DNA sequence from the Asticcacaulis sp. AND118 genome:
TTTTCGGACAAGTTGATGCGCAAAGACTAAACGAAACGCCCCGGCAGCAATGTCGGGGCGTTTTGCTATTTATGAGAGCCGTATTTCTTAACGGTTTCTGTTTTTCCAGCCGAGTTGGCGCGCCTGCGCCGGCGCACCTATCAAGAAAGGCATCCCAGATGACCAAACTGAATGAAATCCGCGATAACGAAGGCGCCACCAAGGGCCGCATGCGTGTTGGCCGTGGCCCCGGTTCGGGCAAGGGCAAGACCTCGGGTCGTGGTGTGAAGGGTCAAAAGTCGCGTACCGGCGTGTCGCTGCTGGGCTTCGAAGGCGGTCAAATGCCGCTGTACATGCGTATGCCCAAGCGCGGCTTCAACAAGCACAACCGCGCTGAATACGCCGAAGTCAACCTGTGGCGTCTGCAACAAGCCATCGACGCGGGCAAGCTCGACGCTTCCGCCACGGTCGACGCCGCCGCCCTGAAGGCCGCCGGCGTTATCCGTCGCGAGCTGGACGGCGTGCGTCTGCTCGGTGAAGGCGAACTGAAGGCGAAGCTGACCCTGTCGGTCTATTCGGCGACCGCTTCGGCGGTGAAGGCCGTGGAAGCCGCTGGCGGCTCGGTCGCTCAGGCGCGTCCGGTCAAGACCGAAGCCTAAGCTAAAATGTCACGCGCCCTGATGTTTTAAGCGCATTCCAAAAAGTGTTCTGCGGTTTTTGGAATCAAATGCGCGAAAAGGCGATCAGGGCGCGGCATTTTCGATTTAGCCTCCCCATATGCGACCAAAGCCGGACGTCACTCGCTTTGACAACGGCTTGCGGGGCCCGTAAGGGTGGTACAGACAGGATGGAATCGTTGGTTCCGTCCGCGACTTGAGGTTTTCATGGCATCTGCGGCTGAACAATTAGCGGCCAATCTGAACTTCGGCGCCTTTGCCAAGGCGACGGAGCTTCACAAGCGTCTTCTTTTCACTCTGGGCGCACTGATCGTCTATCGTCTGGGGACCTATATCCCCATTCCCGGCATCGATCTGGCGGCCTTCGAGCAGGCCTTCTCAGGGCAGTCCCAGGGCATTCTGGGCATGTTCAACATGTTCTCAGGCGGCGCCGTCGAGCGTATGGCCATCTTCGCCCTGAACATCATGCCGTACATCTCGGCCTCGATCATCGTTCAACTGATGGGCTCCGTCTATGCGCCGTGGGAAAAGCTGCGCAAAGAAGGCGGCGAAGCCGGCCGCAAGCAGCTTAACCAGTATACGCGCTACCTGACCCTTATTCTGGCTCTGGTGCAGTCCTTCTCGATCGCCGCGGGTATGCAGGCGTCGGGGCTGGCCCTCGATCCAGGGCCGATGTTCCTCATCTCGTCGGTCGTGACGCTCACGGGCGGCACCATGTTCCTGATGTGGCTGGGTGAGCAGATCACGGCGCGCGGCGTCGGCAACGGCACCTCGCTGATCATCTTTGCCGGTATCGTCGCGGTCCTGCCGCGCACCATCACCAACCTGCTGGCCCTGGCCAAGGAAGGCCAGATCAATGCCGGCGTGCTGCTGCTGATCGTGCTGGTTCTGATCGCCGCCATCGTCTTTATCGTTTTCATGGAACGTTCGCAGCGCCGCCTGCTGGTGCAGTATCCGAAGCGTCAGGTCGGTAACCGCGTCATGGGCGGCGAATCGTCCTTCATGCCGCTGAAGGTCAATACCGCCGGCGTCATTCCGCCGATCTTCGCCTCGTCGCTGCTGCTGATGCCGACGACCGCCGCCGCCTTCCTGGCCCGCGATCCGTCGCAGGTGCCGTCGTGGTTGTCTTGGTTGCCCGGCGTGACGGCGCAACTCACCCACGGTCAGCCGATCTTCATGGCGCTCTATGCCGCCCTGATCATCTTCTTCTGCTTCCTGTACACCTCGCTGGTGTTCAATCCGGACGAAACGGCCGAGAACCTGCGCAAGTATGGCGGCTTCCTGCCGGGCATCCGTCCGGGCAAGCGTACGGCGGAATATCTCGATTTCGTGCTGACCCGCATCACGGTCATCGGCGCGGCCTATATCACCATCGTCTGTCTGCTGCCGGAATTCCTGATCTCGAACCTCGGCAACAGCTTCTATTTCGGCGGCACCTCGATCCTCATCGTCGTGACCGTGACCATGGATACGGTGGCCCAGATTCAGTCGCATCTGCTGGCGCACCAGTATGACGGCCTGATCAAGAAATCAAAAATGCGGGGAGCGCGCGGCAGATGAACCTGATTCTTTTCGGACCTCCGGCGGCGGGTAAAGGCACGCAGGCGAAACGTCTGGTGGTGGCGCACAATATGGTGCAGCTTTCTACCGGCGACATGCTGCGCGCCGCCATCGCCTCGGGTTCCGAGCTGGGCCAGAAGGTCAAGTCGATCATCGACACCGGCGGACTGGTGTCCGACGACATCGTGATCGACCTGATCAAGACGAATCTCCCGGCGGCCGAGGCCGCGGGCGGCGCCATCTTCGACGGCTTCCCCCGCACTGTGGCTCAGGCCGAAGCGCTCGACGCCATGCTGGCGGCGCGCGGTGCCTCGATCGACATCGTTGTGCGCCTCAAGGTCGATGACGACGCGCTGATCGAACGCATTGAAAAGCGTTTCGCCGAGCAGGGCCGCACCGACGACAATCCGGAAAGCTACAAGGTGCGTCTGGCGGCCTATAATGCCCAGACCGCGCCTTTGCTGCCCTACTATTCGGCGCAGGGCAAACTGGTCGAGGTCGACGGCATGGGTTCGGTCGAAGAGGTTTCGGCCCGAATCGAAGCCGCGCTTTCGGAACTGGTCGGCTAAGAGCCCTATGAGGCGTCAAAAATGAGATCAGGGGATCTCGGTCCCC
Encoded proteins:
- the rplO gene encoding 50S ribosomal protein L15, with product MTKLNEIRDNEGATKGRMRVGRGPGSGKGKTSGRGVKGQKSRTGVSLLGFEGGQMPLYMRMPKRGFNKHNRAEYAEVNLWRLQQAIDAGKLDASATVDAAALKAAGVIRRELDGVRLLGEGELKAKLTLSVYSATASAVKAVEAAGGSVAQARPVKTEA
- the secY gene encoding preprotein translocase subunit SecY; amino-acid sequence: MASAAEQLAANLNFGAFAKATELHKRLLFTLGALIVYRLGTYIPIPGIDLAAFEQAFSGQSQGILGMFNMFSGGAVERMAIFALNIMPYISASIIVQLMGSVYAPWEKLRKEGGEAGRKQLNQYTRYLTLILALVQSFSIAAGMQASGLALDPGPMFLISSVVTLTGGTMFLMWLGEQITARGVGNGTSLIIFAGIVAVLPRTITNLLALAKEGQINAGVLLLIVLVLIAAIVFIVFMERSQRRLLVQYPKRQVGNRVMGGESSFMPLKVNTAGVIPPIFASSLLLMPTTAAAFLARDPSQVPSWLSWLPGVTAQLTHGQPIFMALYAALIIFFCFLYTSLVFNPDETAENLRKYGGFLPGIRPGKRTAEYLDFVLTRITVIGAAYITIVCLLPEFLISNLGNSFYFGGTSILIVVTVTMDTVAQIQSHLLAHQYDGLIKKSKMRGARGR
- a CDS encoding adenylate kinase — protein: MNLILFGPPAAGKGTQAKRLVVAHNMVQLSTGDMLRAAIASGSELGQKVKSIIDTGGLVSDDIVIDLIKTNLPAAEAAGGAIFDGFPRTVAQAEALDAMLAARGASIDIVVRLKVDDDALIERIEKRFAEQGRTDDNPESYKVRLAAYNAQTAPLLPYYSAQGKLVEVDGMGSVEEVSARIEAALSELVG